Proteins encoded together in one Lutra lutra chromosome 4, mLutLut1.2, whole genome shotgun sequence window:
- the WASF2 gene encoding actin-binding protein WASF2 → MPLVTRNIEPRHLCRQTLPSVRSELECVTNITLANVIRQLGSLSKYAEDIVGELFTQANTFASRVSSLAERVDRLQVKVTQLDPKEEEVSLQGINTRKAFRSSTIQDQKLFDRNSLPVPVLETYNTCDTPPPLNNLTPYRDDGKEALKFYTDPSYFFDLWKEKMLQDTKDIMKEKRKHRKEKKDNPNRGNVNPRKIKTRKEEWEKMKMGQEFVESKEKLGPSGYPPTLVYQNGSIGSVENVDANSYPPPPLSDSTSPPSPSFSEDSLPPPPAEFSCPADSNQRGPGLAGPKRSSVVSPSHPPPAPPLGSPPGSKPGFAPPPAPPPPPPMMGVPPPPPPGGFGPPGTPPPPSPSSFPPHPDFAAPPPPPPPPTADYPTLPPPPLPQPGGGAPPPPPPPPPPGPPPFPSSGAENPSVVPPPLSDATKPKSSLPPVSDARSDLLSAIRQGFQLRRVEEQQEQEKRDVVGNDVATILSRRIAVEYSDSEDDSSEFDEDDWSD, encoded by the exons ATGCCGTTAGTAACGAGGAACATCGAGCCAAGGCACCTGTGCCGTCAGACGTTGCCTAGCGTTAGAAGCGAGCTGGAATGCGTGACCAACATCACCCTGGCAAATGTCATCCGACAGCTGGGCAGCCTGA GTAAATATGCAGAGGACATTGTTGGAGAGCTCTTTACTCAGGCAAATACCTTTGCCTCTCGGGTAAGTTCCCTTGCTGAGAGGGTCGACCGCCTACAAGTTAAAGTCACTCAGCTGGATCCCAAGGAAGAAGAAG TGTCACTGCAAGGAATCAACACCCGGAAGGCCTTCAGAAGCTCTACTATTCAAGACCAGAAGCTTTTTGACAGAAACTCTCTCCCAGTACCTGTCTTGGAAACATACAACACCTGTGATACTCCTCCACCTCTAAACAATCTGACCCCTTACAG GGACGATGGGAAAGAGGCACTCAAATTCTACACAGACCCTTCGTACTTCTTTGATCTTTGGAAGGAGAAGATGCTGCAGGACACCAAGGATatcatgaaagagaagagaaagcatagG aaagaaaagaaagataatccAAATAGAGGGAATGTAAATCCACGTAAAATCAAGACACggaaggaagagtgggagaagatGAAGATGGGACAGGAGTTTGTGGAATCCAAAGAAAAGCTGGGGCCTTCTGG GTATCCACCCACCTTGGTGTACCAGAACGGCAGTATTGGCTCTGTTGAAAATGTGGACGCAAACAGCTACCCACCACCACCGCTGTCAGACTCCACTTCtccaccttctccttccttctctgaggACAGCTTGCCTCCCCCACCAGCAGAATTCAG CTGCCCAGCAGACAGCAACCAAAGAGGGCCTGGCTTAGCTGGACCCAAAAGATCCAGCGTGGTCAGCCCAAGCCACCCACCACCAgctcctcctctgggctctccACCTGGCTCCAAACCCGGGTTTGCTCCACCGCCTGCCCCTCCGCCTCCACCTCCAATGATGGGCGTTCCACCCCCACCACCGCCTGGAGGATTTGGGCCTCCAGGGACCCCACCACCACCTTCACCCTCATCTTTCCCACCTCACCCCGATTTTGCTGCCCCTCCGCCTCCTCCCCCACCGCCCACAGCTGACTACCCAACTCTGCCACCACCTCCCTTGCCCCAACCAGGAGGAGGtgcacctccccctcccccccctcctcctcctccggggccccctcctttcccttccagtGGTGCAGAAAACCCATCTGTTGTACCACCACCGCTTTCTGATGCCACCAAGCCTAAGTCATCCTTGCCTCCTGTGAGTGATGCCCGAAGCGACTTACTTTCAGCCATACGTCAAG gcttccagctgcGCAGGGTTGAGGAGCAGCAGGAACAAGAGAAGCGTGATGTTGTGGGCAACGACGTAGCCACCATCTTGTCCCGTCGAATTGCCGTGGAGTATAGCGATTCGGAAGATGATTCCTCTGAGTTTGATGAGGACGACTGGTCGGATTAA